From a single Apium graveolens cultivar Ventura chromosome 2, ASM990537v1, whole genome shotgun sequence genomic region:
- the LOC141706786 gene encoding putative methyltransferase PMT28 — MAIVARFGRQVKRSYGVCIKTSAVAVLGLCFILVWSVFSSSYTSVSTQRSTFGEISQPISSNQNLGQAQIHDLKKNDFESDLEKFDEKRINVSEALVKQGDVKVEKDSGKENEIVSEVEEESKVSDEPENEEEEGKVNGEVQGDDDVNNGLDLDGEVVANEEDESSESEGEKKVKKKVGPLFDPKEKYSWKLCSTRSKHNYIPCIDIEKAIGRLKSYRHHERSCPKLPPMCLVPLPREGYGNPVSWPESKVKILYKNVAHPKLAAFVKKQNWVVESGEYLTFPQNESVLQGGISHYLESIEEMVPDIEWGKNIRTVLDIGCTDSGLASSLLDRDVLTLALGLKDDLVDLAQVALERGFPAVISAFGSRRLPFSSGVFDAIHCGECLMPWHSNGGRLLLEMNRILRPGGYFILSSKHDSIEAEEAMSQLTASICWNILAHRSDEISDIGVKIYQKPESNDIYELRRKKVPPMCKENENPDAAWYVPMKNCLHAIPTAIEQRGTEWPDEWPKRLTTFPEWINNREKLIADSEHWKSIVTKSYLIGMGIDWSKIRNVMDMKAINGGFAAALSQQKVWVMNVVPVNAPDTLPIIFERGLVGVYHDWCESFGTYPRSYDLVHADHLFSRLKGRCKQPVGIVVEMDRVLRPDGWAIIRDKMEILEALESIFRSMHWEIRMTFAQEKEGLLCVQKTPWRP, encoded by the exons ATGGCTATAGTTGCAAGATTTGGTAGGCAAGTTAAAAGGTCTTATGGGGTTTGTATAAAGACTAGTGCAGTAGCTGTGTTGGGCTTGTGTTTTATTTTAGTTTGGTCTGTTTTTTCATCTTCTTATACTTCAGTGAGTACTCAAAGAAGTACTTTTGGTGAAATTTCTCAGCCTATTTCTTCAAATCAGAATCTTGGCCAAGCCCAGATTcatgatttaaaaaaaaatgattttgaatCTGATTTGGAAAAGTTTGATGAGAAAAGAATTAATGTGTCTGAGGCATTGGTTAAGCAAGGTGATGTGAAAGTAGAAAAAGATAGTGGTAAGGAAAATGAAATTGTTAGTGAAGTAGAGGAAGAAAGTAAGGTTTCGGATGAACCCGAAAATGAGGAGGAAGAGGGGAAAGTGAATGGGGAAGTGCAAGGGGATGATGATGTGAATAATGGTTTGGATTTGGATGGAGAAGTTGTTGCGAATGAAGAAGATGAAAGTAGTGAATCGGAAGGCGAGAAGAAGGTTAAGAAGAAAGTAGGTCCATTGTTTGATCCGAAAGAAAAATATAGTTGGAAATTATGTAGTACTAGGAgtaagcataattatattccttGCATAGACATTGAGAAGGCTATAGGGAGATTAAAAAGTTATAGGCATCACGAGAGGAGTTGTCCTAAATTGCCTCCCATGTGTTTGGTTCCTCTTCCTCGTGAGGGGTATGGAAATCCGGTTAGCTGGCCTGAAAGCAAAGTGAAG ATCCTGTATAAGAATGTGGCACATCCAAAACTAGCTGCATTTGTTAAGAAGCAAAACTGGGTAGTAGAATCTGGCGAGTATCTCACTTTTCCGCAGAATGAGTCTGTACTCCAGGGTGGAATCTCACACTATCTTGAATCTATCGAAGAG ATGGTGCCAGATATTGAATGGGGAAAAAACATCCGTACGGTTTTGGACATTGGATGTACTGATTCAGGCTTAGCGAGTTCTCTGCTCGACAGGGACGTGCTTACACTTGCACTAGGCTTGAAAGATGATCTAGTTGACCTAGCACAAGTTGCCCTTGAGCGTGGTTTTCCTGCTGTAATTAGTGCTTTTGGATCTCGGAGACTTCCATTCTCCAGTGGTGTTTTTGATGCGATTCATTGCGGAGAATGCCTAATGCCATGGCATTCTAATG GTGGTAGACTTCTTCTGGAGATGAACAGGATTTTGAGGCCAGGAGGGTACTTCATTTTGTCGAGTAAACATGACAGTATTGAAGCTGAAGAAG CCATGTCCCAGCTTACTGCAAGTATTTGTTGGAATATCTTGGCTCATAGGAGCGATGAAATCAGTGATATTGGTGTTAAAATATATCAGAAGCCTGAATCAAATGATATTTATGAATTGAGAAGGAAGAAAGTTCCTCCAATGTGCAAAGAAAATGAAAATCCAGATGCTGCCTG GTATGTCCCAATGAAGAACTGCTTGCATGCCATTCCGACTGCAATTGAACAGCGTGGGACTGAGTGGCCTGACGAATGGCCTAAAAGGCTTACAACTTTTCCGGAGTGGATAAACAACAGGGAGAAGTTAATTGCCGATAGTGAACACTGGAAATCTATTGTTACCAAGTCCTATTTAATCGGAATGGGCATTGACTGGTCAAAAATCAGAAATGTAATGGACATGAAGGCCATCAATGGAGG ATTTGCAGCTGCTTTATCGCAGCAGAAGGTTTGGGTGATGAATGTGGTCCCTGTTAATGCACCAGACACACTTCCAATAATCTTTGAACGAGGTCTGGTTGGTGTCTATCACGATTGGTGCGAGTCGTTTGGTACATATCCAAGATCATATGACCTTGTACATGCAGATCATCTCTTTTCAAGACTCAAGGGCAG GTGTAAGCAGCCGGTGGGAATAGTAGTCGAGATGGATCGTGTGCTAAGGCCGGATGGATGGGCAATTATACGTGACAAGATGGAAATACTTGAAGCACTAGAGAGTATATTCAGAAGCATGCATTGGGAAATCCGTATGACATTTGCGCAGGAAAAGGAAGGTTTACTCTGCGTCCAGAAAACCCCGTGGCGACCTTGA
- the LOC141706787 gene encoding glucose-6-phosphate isomerase, cytosolic, whose amino-acid sequence MASSTLICDTQPWKDLKAHLEDVKKTHLRDLMNDTDRCKSMMLEFDGLFLDYSRQCATADTIEKLLTLAEAARLKHKITSMFSGERINTTENRPVLHVALRASRDAVIECDGTNVVPDVWQVLDKIREFSERVRSGAWVGVTGKPLKDVVAIGIGGSFLGPLFVHTALQTDPEASECAAGRQLRFLANVDPIDVAKNITGLNPETTLVVVVSKAFTTAETMLNARTLREWISSSLGPEAVAKHMVAVSTNLTLVEKFGIDPENAFAFWDWVGGRYSVCSAVGVLPLSLQYGFPVVEKFLKGASSMDQHFNSTPFEKNIPVLMGLLSVWNVSFLGYPARAILPYSQALEKFAPHIQQVSMESNGKGVSIEGLPLPFEAGEIDFGEPGTNGQHSFYQLIHQGRIIPCDFIGVVKSQQPVYLKGEVVSNHDELMSNFFAQPDALAYGKTPKQLLSENVAQNLISHKTFSGNRPSLSLLLPSLTAYNIGQLLAIYEHRIAVEGFIWGINSFDQWGVELGKSLASQVRKQLHASRKKDPVEGFNFSTTTMLTKYLEASADVPSEPSSTHIPKM is encoded by the exons ATGGCTTCGTCAACTTTGATATGCGACACTCAGCCCTGGAAGGATTTGaag GCTCATTTGGAGGATGTTAAAAAAACTCATTTACGTGATTTGATGAATGACACGGACCGCTGCAAGTCCATGATGCT TGAATTTGATGGGTTGTTCTTGGATTACTCGAGGCAGTGTGCCACTGCTGATACTATAGAGAAACTCTTGACACTGGCAGAG GCAGCTCGCCTTAAGCACAAGATCACTAGCATGTTTAGTGGGGAGCGA ATAAACACCACAGAAAATAGGCCTGTCCTTCATGTAGCTCTCCGTGCTTCAAGGGATGCAGTTATCGAATGTGATGGCACTAATGTGGTCCCTGATGTGTGGCAAGTTTTAGATAAAATTCGGGAGTTCTCTGAGAGGGTCCGCAGTGGTGCTTGG GTTGGAGTTACTGGAAAACCATTGAAGGATGTTGTTGCAATCGGCATTGGGGGAAGCTTTTTAGGTCCACTTTTTGTGCACACTGCTCTTCAAACGG ATCCAGAAGCCAGTGAATGTGCAGCTGGAAGACAACTGCGTTT TTTAGCGAATGTTGATCCTATAGATGTTGCTAAAAATATTACAGGCTTGAATCCTGAAACAACACTAG TCGTGGTGGTCTCTAAGGCTTTTACAACTGCTGAAACTATGTTGAATGCTCGGACATTGAGAGAATGGATCTCGTCCTCTTTGGG GCCTGAAGCTGTTGCAAAGCATATGGTTGCTGTCAGTACTAATCTCACA CTTGTGGAGAAGTTTGGCATTGATCCAGAAAATGCCTTTGCCTTCTGGGACTGGGTTGGTGGCCGATACAGTG TTTGCAGTGCTGTTGGTGTGCTGCCATTATCACTGCAATATGGTTTCCCTGTTGTTGAGAA GTTCCTCAAGGGAGCCTCCAGCATGGATCAACACTTCAACTCAACACCTTTCGAGAAAAATATACCT GTTCTTATGGGCTTGTTGAGCGTATGGAATGTTTCATTCCTCGGGTATCCTGCAAGA GCCATCTTACCTTACTCTCAAGCCTTGGAGAAATTCGCACCACATATTCAACAG GTTAGCATGGAGAGTAATGGGAAAGGGGTTTCTATTGAAGGTCTGCCCCTTCCTTTTGAGGCTGGTGAAATTGATTTTGGTGAACCAGGAACAAATGGTCAGCACAGCTTTTACCAATTAATTCACCAG GGTCGTATTATTCCTTGTGATTTTATTGGGGTGGTAAAAAGTCAGCAGCCTGTCTACCTTAAAG GAGAAGTAGTTAGCAATCATGATGAGCTCATGTCCAACTTTTTTGCACAGCCAGATGCCCTTGCTTATGGGAAG ACCCCAAAACAGTTGCTTAGTGAAAATGTTGCGCAGAATCTCATCAGTCATAAG ACTTTCTCTGGGAATCGCCCCTCTCTCAGCCTTCTTCTTCCATCTCTAACTGCATACAATATCGGCCAG TTGTTGGCAATTTATGAACACAGAATTGCTGTAGAAGGCTTCATTTGGGGAATTAATTCGTTTGACCAGTGGGGAGTCGAGTTAGGGAAG TCATTGGCTTCTCAAGTTAGAAAGCAACTTCATGCATCACGTAAGAAAGATCCGGTCGAAGGCTTCAATTTCAGTACCACAACAATGTTGACAAAATATTTAGAG GCAAGTGCGGATGTCCCTTCAGAACCTTCTTCTACTCATATACCAAAGATGTAA